GCCGAAGTTGCGGCCCTCCATGCGGATGTAGGCCCACTTCCGGTCGTTGAGCCACGGCACGTGGTCCGACGGCCCGATGTGGACGTCATCGGCGGCGAGGACGAAGTTCTCCACCTGGCTCGTGACGGCCTGGGTCTTCGAGATCTTCTTCGACTCGAGGCGCTGGCGCTCCAGCATGTTCATGAAGTCCATGTTGCCGCCGAAGTTGAGCTGGTACGTCCGGTCGAGGGCGAGCCCGCGGTCCTCGAACAGGCGGGTGAGCACGCGGTGGACGATGGTGGAGCCGACCTGGCTCTTGATGTCGTCGCCGACGATGGGCACGCCGGCGTCGCGGAACCTGCGCGCCCACGTCGGGTCGCTGGCGATGAACACCGGGATGGCGTTCACGAAGGCCACGCCGGCGTCGAGGCAGGCCTGGGCGTAGTGGCGCTGGGCCTCCTCGGAGCCCACGGGCAGGTAGCTCACGAGCACGTCGGCGCGGGCGGCGCGCAGCGCCTGGGCCACGTCGACGGCCTCGGCCGGCGACTCCTCCACCGTCTGGCGGTAGTAGGTCCCCAGTCCGTCGAAGGTCGGGCCCCGCTGCACCGTGACGTCGAGGTGG
This region of Acidimicrobiales bacterium genomic DNA includes:
- a CDS encoding inositol-3-phosphate synthase, with the protein product MSTVRVAIAGVGNCASSLVQGVEYYRDADPDDIVPGLMHVTLGGYHVHDVEFVAAFDVDAAKVGVDVSKAIFAGHNNTIRFAQVGHLDVTVQRGPTFDGLGTYYRQTVEESPAEAVDVAQALRAARADVLVSYLPVGSEEAQRHYAQACLDAGVAFVNAIPVFIASDPTWARRFRDAGVPIVGDDIKSQVGSTIVHRVLTRLFEDRGLALDRTYQLNFGGNMDFMNMLERQRLESKKISKTQAVTSQVENFVLAADDVHIGPSDHVPWLNDRKWAYIRMEGRNFGDVPINLELKLEVWDSPNSAGVIIDAVRCAKIALDRGIGGPLVGPSAYFMKSPPVQYHDDEAHRLVEAFAAGEDSPVWPED